In Blautia sp. SC05B48, a single genomic region encodes these proteins:
- the ilvB gene encoding biosynthetic-type acetolactate synthase large subunit — MKQISGNKLLVKALKEEGVDVLFGYPGACTIDISDELYKQSGIDIILPRHEQALVHEADAYARTTGKVGVCLVTSGPGATNLVTGLATANYDSVPLVCFTGQVARHLIGNDAFQEVDIVGITRSITKYGVTVRNREDLGRIIKEAFYIARTGRPGPVLIDLPKDVMAELGSAEYPKTVNIRGYKPNTSVHIGQLKRALKMLQKAKKPLFLAGGGVIISRAQEIFTQVVEKTQIPVVTTVMGRGAISTKNPLFIGNLGMHGAYAANMAVNECDLLFSIGTRFNDRITGKLHEFAPHAQIVHIDIDTASISRNIHVDIPIVADAKEAITKMNEYVQDCNTGKWLKQIQEWKEEHPLTMKDRGIMGPLDIIGEINRQFDKAILVTDVGQHQMLVSQYADITENRQLIMSGGLGTMGYGLPGAIGAKIGNPDTPVISVSGDGGMQMNIQELATAVLEELPIICCIFNNEYLGMVRQWQKLFYGKRYAMTNLKAGALSRRTDGQEYPEYTPDFIRLAESYGAKGIRVTEKDQIAAAFEEAKKNTKTPTIIEFIIDPEEMVYPMVKPGGTLADLIMDC, encoded by the coding sequence ATGAAACAGATTTCCGGAAACAAATTGCTTGTAAAAGCCTTAAAAGAAGAAGGCGTTGATGTTCTGTTCGGCTATCCTGGTGCCTGTACCATCGATATCAGCGATGAATTATATAAACAGAGCGGCATTGACATCATCCTGCCACGTCACGAGCAGGCCCTTGTACACGAAGCAGATGCCTATGCCAGAACTACCGGAAAGGTTGGCGTATGTCTCGTTACCAGCGGTCCCGGAGCTACCAACCTTGTTACAGGTCTTGCAACTGCCAACTATGACAGTGTTCCGCTTGTATGCTTTACCGGACAGGTTGCCCGTCACCTCATCGGAAACGATGCGTTCCAGGAGGTTGATATTGTCGGGATCACCAGAAGCATCACAAAATACGGTGTTACCGTCCGCAACCGTGAGGATCTTGGACGTATCATCAAGGAAGCTTTCTATATCGCACGCACCGGACGCCCAGGCCCGGTTCTCATCGACCTTCCAAAGGATGTAATGGCCGAGCTGGGAAGTGCTGAGTATCCGAAGACTGTCAATATCCGCGGCTACAAGCCTAACACCAGCGTGCATATCGGACAGCTGAAGCGTGCCCTCAAAATGCTGCAGAAGGCCAAAAAACCTCTGTTTCTTGCTGGCGGCGGTGTGATCATTTCCCGCGCACAGGAGATTTTTACCCAGGTTGTTGAGAAAACTCAGATCCCGGTTGTCACAACCGTCATGGGACGTGGCGCCATTTCCACAAAGAACCCTCTGTTTATCGGAAATCTCGGTATGCACGGCGCTTATGCCGCAAATATGGCCGTGAATGAATGCGATCTTCTGTTTTCCATCGGAACCCGTTTTAACGACCGTATCACAGGCAAGCTCCATGAATTTGCCCCACATGCACAGATCGTCCACATCGATATTGACACCGCTTCCATTTCCAGAAATATCCATGTAGACATCCCCATCGTTGCCGATGCAAAAGAGGCAATAACAAAAATGAATGAATATGTACAGGACTGTAATACCGGCAAATGGCTGAAGCAGATCCAGGAATGGAAGGAAGAGCATCCTCTTACCATGAAAGACCGTGGTATTATGGGACCGCTGGATATCATCGGCGAAATCAACCGCCAGTTTGACAAGGCCATTCTTGTTACCGATGTAGGTCAGCATCAGATGCTGGTGAGCCAGTATGCAGACATCACCGAGAACCGTCAGCTGATCATGTCCGGCGGACTTGGAACCATGGGTTACGGCCTTCCAGGTGCCATCGGTGCCAAGATCGGTAATCCGGATACACCGGTCATCTCCGTTTCCGGTGACGGCGGCATGCAGATGAACATTCAGGAGCTGGCTACCGCAGTTCTGGAGGAGCTTCCGATCATCTGCTGTATCTTTAATAATGAATATCTCGGAATGGTCCGCCAGTGGCAGAAGCTTTTCTACGGAAAACGTTACGCCATGACAAATCTGAAGGCCGGTGCACTCTCCCGCCGCACAGACGGTCAGGAATATCCGGAATACACACCGGATTTCATCCGTCTCGCAGAGAGCTATGGGGCAAAGGGTATCCGCGTAACTGAGAAGGATCAGATCGCGGCTGCTTTCGAAGAGGCTAAAAAGAATACAAAAACTCCTACGATCATCGAATTTATCATTGATCCGGAGGAAATGGTTTACCCGATGGTCAAGCCGGGCGGCACCCTGGCTGATCTGATCATGGATTGTTAG
- the ilvN gene encoding acetolactate synthase small subunit produces the protein MDKGMKKRWISLYVENQVGVLSKISGLFSGKSYNLDSLTVGTTEDPTVSRMTIATVSDDETFEQIKKQLNRMIEVIKVIDFTDVFVRMKEILYIKVKGCSPEDKVELFQIAETFKARVIDYGKDSLLLEFVQTATKNDAVIKLIKEEFKHIEVVRGGSVGIESISMMER, from the coding sequence ATGGATAAAGGAATGAAAAAAAGATGGATCTCTCTCTACGTTGAAAACCAGGTCGGTGTTCTTTCCAAGATTTCCGGTCTTTTCTCCGGAAAGTCCTATAACCTGGACAGTCTTACTGTTGGAACCACCGAGGACCCCACAGTTTCCAGAATGACCATCGCCACAGTCAGCGATGATGAGACTTTTGAGCAGATCAAAAAACAGCTGAACCGTATGATCGAGGTGATCAAGGTTATTGATTTTACAGACGTGTTCGTTCGAATGAAGGAGATCCTTTACATCAAGGTAAAGGGCTGCTCCCCGGAAGATAAAGTAGAACTTTTCCAGATTGCTGAGACTTTCAAGGCACGTGTCATCGACTATGGAAAAGACAGCCTCCTTCTGGAATTCGTCCAGACCGCAACCAAAAATGACGCGGTCATCAAGCTTATCAAAGAAGAGTTCAAGCATATCGAAGTTGTCCGCGGCGGAAGTGTTGGAATTGAATCGATCAGTATGATGGAAAGATAA
- a CDS encoding carbohydrate kinase family protein: MKKMRSVIELVDVMKVSDEESTLLTEAKSYEQATDQLLAMGPKLVAITLGEQGVLMATKSRKEIIKAFQTHAVDTTGSGDSFWGGVLCSILSMNKNVEKMEWEEIKKCAVLGNAVAGLCVQKRGGIPAIPTKEAVLEFMQK, translated from the coding sequence GTGAAAAAAATGAGATCTGTCATAGAATTGGTAGATGTTATGAAGGTATCAGATGAAGAGAGTACTCTGTTGACAGAGGCGAAAAGTTATGAGCAGGCTACAGATCAACTCCTTGCCATGGGACCAAAGCTGGTTGCCATTACATTGGGAGAACAGGGCGTTCTTATGGCAACAAAAAGCAGAAAAGAAATCATCAAAGCATTTCAGACACATGCGGTCGACACGACTGGGTCAGGTGATTCATTCTGGGGAGGCGTATTATGCAGTATCCTTTCTATGAATAAGAATGTTGAAAAAATGGAATGGGAAGAAATCAAAAAGTGTGCTGTTTTGGGAAATGCAGTTGCTGGATTGTGTGTGCAAAAGAGAGGCGGAATCCCTGCGATTCCGACGAAAGAGGCAGTGCTTGAATTTATGCAGAAATAA
- a CDS encoding MFS transporter — protein sequence MGSENKNGKVPLISKIAYGFGDVGCNFSWMFVSNFLMIFYTDVFGISMAAVSALMLFSRFWDAINDPIVGGLTDKTKSRWGRYRPWLLVAAPITAILLVMTFWARPDWPQNGKIIYMVITYCLLVLGYTCVNIPYGTLCGAMTQDIDERAKINTSRSVAAMIAIGVLNIITVPLLSKFGSHSAKTGYLTVAVIYGCIFTACHFFCFAKTKEAVITPEKEKISVKIQLKAVMQNRPYLLALAGQILFGFTLYGRNADILYYFTYVEGNASYYTTYSMCIIIPSIIGAACFQPLFRKLNNKGRTASLFALFTGISMLFMFFFNAKESPAIFYALSGLTQFFFSGFNTAIYAIIPDCVEYGEWKTGLRNDGFQYAFISLGNKIGMAVGTALLAGLLGKYGYIANQTQNAIVLSIMKHAFTTIPGVLWIVTAVVLFFYRLNKKRYNEIVEELKNGRKS from the coding sequence ATGGGAAGCGAAAACAAAAATGGAAAAGTACCGCTGATCAGTAAGATTGCATATGGGTTTGGTGATGTCGGATGTAATTTTAGCTGGATGTTCGTCAGTAATTTTCTGATGATATTTTATACAGACGTGTTCGGAATCAGTATGGCGGCTGTGTCAGCACTTATGCTTTTTTCAAGATTTTGGGATGCGATCAATGATCCAATCGTCGGGGGACTTACGGATAAAACAAAATCGAGATGGGGACGGTACCGTCCATGGCTGTTAGTAGCGGCACCAATTACAGCGATTCTTCTTGTTATGACATTCTGGGCAAGACCCGACTGGCCGCAGAATGGAAAGATCATTTATATGGTAATTACATATTGTCTGCTGGTTTTGGGGTATACCTGTGTGAATATTCCATATGGAACCTTGTGTGGTGCTATGACACAGGATATTGATGAACGTGCAAAAATAAATACATCCCGTTCGGTTGCAGCGATGATTGCAATTGGTGTGTTAAATATTATCACAGTTCCACTGCTCAGCAAATTCGGCAGTCACAGTGCAAAGACAGGATATCTGACGGTGGCGGTCATATATGGATGTATTTTTACAGCCTGTCATTTCTTCTGCTTTGCGAAGACGAAAGAGGCAGTGATTACTCCGGAAAAAGAAAAAATTTCTGTAAAGATACAGTTGAAAGCAGTTATGCAGAACAGACCATATCTTCTTGCATTGGCAGGACAGATATTATTTGGATTTACATTGTATGGTAGAAACGCAGATATTCTGTATTATTTTACATATGTGGAAGGGAATGCCTCCTACTACACAACTTATTCGATGTGCATTATTATTCCTTCTATCATCGGGGCAGCCTGTTTTCAACCATTATTCCGCAAGTTGAATAACAAAGGAAGAACAGCATCTCTCTTTGCTTTATTTACAGGAATTTCCATGTTGTTTATGTTTTTCTTCAATGCCAAAGAATCACCAGCTATTTTTTATGCATTATCTGGTCTCACACAGTTTTTCTTCTCTGGATTTAATACCGCAATCTATGCAATTATTCCAGACTGTGTGGAATATGGGGAGTGGAAAACCGGACTTAGAAATGACGGTTTTCAGTATGCATTTATTTCACTTGGAAATAAAATCGGAATGGCAGTTGGAACAGCACTTTTAGCAGGATTACTTGGAAAATATGGTTATATTGCAAATCAGACACAAAATGCAATTGTACTTTCAATTATGAAACATGCATTTACGACGATTCCGGGTGTACTGTGGATTGTGACTGCGGTTGTATTATTTTTCTACCGGTTAAATAAAAAACGTTATAACGAGATTGTAGAGGAACTAAAAAATGGAAGAAAAAGTTGA